From Pseudorca crassidens isolate mPseCra1 chromosome 15, mPseCra1.hap1, whole genome shotgun sequence, one genomic window encodes:
- the ZHX3 gene encoding zinc fingers and homeoboxes protein 3 isoform X2 produces the protein MASKRKSTTPCMIPVKTVVLQDTGAEALPEEPVPEGPPQEPPPEAPTASGEATQGTSSPDSAALANGHRSTLDGYTYACKCCDFRSQDITRFVGHLSSEHTDFSKDPNFVCTECSFLAKTPEGLSLHNAKCHSGEASFVWNVAKPDNHVIVEQSVPESTSPPDPSGEPNMEGTDGQAEIIITKTPIMKIMKGKAEAKKIHTLKENVPSQPAGEALPTPSAGDTEVKEGDHAFVNGAAPVSQASTNSAKPPHSANGPLLGTVPVLPAGIAQFLSLQQPPPHAQHHAHQPLPTAKSLPKVMIPLSSIPTYNAAMDSNSFLKNSFHKFPYPTKAELCYLTVVTKYPEEQLKIWFTAQRLKQGISWSPEEIEDARKKMFNTVIQSVPQPTITVLNTPLVASGGNVQHLIQPTLPGHVVGQPEGTAGGLLVTQPLMANGLQAPSSSLPLAVTSVPKLPAVAPINTVCSNTTSAVKVVNAAQSLLTACPSITSQAFLDASIYKNKKSHEQLSALKGSFCRNQFPGQSEVEHLTKVTGLSTREVRKWFSDRRYHCRNLKGSRAGLAGEHGALLVDSVPEVPFSLASKAPEVTCLLTAATPATPPSAKRQSWHQTPDFTPTKYKERAPEQLRALENSFAQNPLPLDEELDRLRTETKMTRREIDGWFSERRKKVSAEEAKKAEEGASQGEEEAAEDEGEEGSARDPRVPGEDGSPETPGSHVLAERKVSPIKINLKNLRVTEANGKGELPGLGACEPEDDVPSKPAEQLPGKVSYRKTAQQRHLLRQLFLQTQWPSNQDYDSITAQTGLPRPEVVRWFGDSRYALKNGQLKWYEDYRRGNFPPGLLVISPGNQELLQDYYVTHKMLYEQDLQSLCDKTQMSAQQVKQWFAERMETD, from the exons ATGGCCAGCAAGAGGAAGTCCACCACCCCGTGCATGATCCCCGTGAAGACCGTGGTGCTGCAGGACACCGGCGCCGAGGCCCTGCCCGAGGAGCCCGTGCCCGAGGGGCCCCCGCAGGAGCCGCCCCCAGAAGCTCCCACCGCCAGCGGCGAGGCCACCCAGGGCACCAGCAGTCCAGACAGTGCCGCACTGGCCAACGGGCACCGGAGCACCTTGGACGGCTACACATATGCCTGTAAATGCTGTGACTTCAGATCCCAGGACATAACCCGGTTTGTGGGACACCTGAGCTCAGAGCACACAGACTTTAGCAAAGACCCGAACTTTGTATGCACTGAATGCAGTTTTCTGGCAAAAACTCCCGAGGGGCTTTCTCTGCACAATGCCAAGTGTCACTCGGGGGAAGCCAGCTTTGTGTGGAACGTGGCCAAGCCAGACAATCATGTCATCGTGGAGCAGAGTGTCCCCGAGAGCACCAGCCCTCCCGACCCATCGGGGGAGCCAAACATGGAAGGGACAGATGGACAGGCGGAAATCATCATCACCAAAACTCCAATCATGAAGATAATGAAAGGCAAAGCCGAAGCCAAAAAAATTCACACGCTCAAGGAGAACGTCCCCAGTCAGCCTGCTGGGGAGGCCTTACCGACCCCTTCAGCCGGGGACACGGAGGTGAAAGAGGGGGACCACGCCTTTGTCAACGGGGCAGCCCCGGTCAGCCAGGCCTCTACCAACTCCGCAAAACCCCCTCACTCGGCCAACGGGCCCCTGCTGGGGACGGTGCCGGTGCTGCCCGCGGGCATCGCCCAGTTCCTCTCCCTGCAGCAGCCGCCCCCGCACGCCCAGCACCACGcccaccagcccctgcccacGGCCAAGTCCCTCCCCAAAGTGATGATCCCGCTGAGCAGCATCCCCACGTACAACGCGGCCATGGACTCCAACAGCTTTCTGAAGAACTCCTTCCACAAGTTCCCCTACCCAACCAAAGCCGAGCTCTGCTATTTGACCGTGGTCACCAAGTACCCGGAAGAGCAGCTCAAGATCTGGTTCACCGCCCAGAGGCTGAAGCAAGGTATCAGCTGGTCCCCGGAGGAGATTGAGGACGCCcggaaaaagatgttcaacacggTCATCCAGTCCGTCCCCCAGCCCACAATCACTGTCCTCAACACCCCGCTGGTTGCCAGTGGCGGCAACGTCCAACATCTCATCCAGCCCACTCTGCCTGGCCACGTGGTGGGCCAGCCAGAGGGCACAGCCGGGGGACTTCTGGTCACTCAGCCACTGATGGCCAATGGGTTGCAGGCACCCAGCTCATCTCTCCCCCTGGCAGTCACATCTGTCCCCAAGCTGCCCGCTGTCGCGCCCATTAACACCGTGTGTTCAAATACAACGTCCGCCGTGAAGGTGGTGAATGCCGCCCAGTCCCTCCTCACGGCGTGTCCCAGCATCACCTCCCAAGCCTTCCTGGATGCCAGCATCTACAAAAACAAGAAATCTCATGAACAGCTGTCAGCTCTGAAAGGGAGCTTCTGTCGGAACCAGTTCCCAGGACAGAGCGAAGTTGAGCATCTGACCAAAGTGACCGGCCTCAGCACCCGTGAGGTGCGGAAGTGGTTCAGTGACCGCAGGTACCACTGCCGGAACCTGAAGGGCTCCAGGGCCGGGCTGGCCGGGGAGCATGGCGCCCTCCTCGTCGACTCTGTGCCCGAGGTGCCCTTCTCCCTGGCGTCCAAGGCCCCGGAGGTGACCTGCCTCCTGACAGCGGCCACCCCAGCTACCCCCCCTTCTGCCAAGCGACAGTCCTGGCACCAGACCCCTGACTTCACACCAACCAAATACAAGGAGCGGGCCCCCGAGCAGCTCAGGGCCCTGGAGAACAGTTTTGCCCAAAACCCCCTTCCTCTCGACGAGGAACTGGACCGCCTGAGGACCGAGACCAAAATGACCCGCAGGGAGATTGATGGCTGGTTTTCAGAGAGACGGAAAAAAGTGAGTGCCGAGGAGGCCAAGAAGGCTGAGGAGGGCGCCTCtcagggggaggaggaggccgcCGAGGATGAGGGGGAGGAGGGCTCTGCCAGGGACCCGAGGGTCCCAGGGGAAGATGGCTCCCCAGAAACGCCCGGCAGCCACGTGCTGGCAGAACGCAAAGTCAGCCCCATCAAAATCAACCTCAAGAACCTGCGAGTCACGGAGGCCAACGGCAAGGgcgagctcccagggctgggcgCCTGTGAGCCCGAGGACGACGTGCCCAGCAAGCCAGCGGAGCAGCTGCCGGGCAAGGTGAGCTACAGGAAGACGGCCCAGCAGCGGCACCTGCTGCGGCAGCTCTTCCTGCAGACGCAGTGGCCCAGCAACCAGGACTACGACTCCATCACGGCCCAGACGGGCCTGCCGCGGCCCGAGGTGGTGCGCTGGTTTGGGGACAGCAGGTACGCCCTGAAGAACGGCCAGCTCAAGTGGTACGAAGACTACAGACGGGGCAACTTCCCCCCCGGGCTGCTGGTCATCAGCCCCGGCAACCAGGAGCTGCTGCAAGACTATTACGTGACCCACAAGATGCTGTACGAGCAGGACCTGCAGAGCCTCTGCGACAAAACCCAGATGAGCGCCCAGCAGGTCAAGCAGTGGTTTGCCGAGAGGATGG AAACTGACTGA
- the ZHX3 gene encoding zinc fingers and homeoboxes protein 3 isoform X1, translated as MASKRKSTTPCMIPVKTVVLQDTGAEALPEEPVPEGPPQEPPPEAPTASGEATQGTSSPDSAALANGHRSTLDGYTYACKCCDFRSQDITRFVGHLSSEHTDFSKDPNFVCTECSFLAKTPEGLSLHNAKCHSGEASFVWNVAKPDNHVIVEQSVPESTSPPDPSGEPNMEGTDGQAEIIITKTPIMKIMKGKAEAKKIHTLKENVPSQPAGEALPTPSAGDTEVKEGDHAFVNGAAPVSQASTNSAKPPHSANGPLLGTVPVLPAGIAQFLSLQQPPPHAQHHAHQPLPTAKSLPKVMIPLSSIPTYNAAMDSNSFLKNSFHKFPYPTKAELCYLTVVTKYPEEQLKIWFTAQRLKQGISWSPEEIEDARKKMFNTVIQSVPQPTITVLNTPLVASGGNVQHLIQPTLPGHVVGQPEGTAGGLLVTQPLMANGLQAPSSSLPLAVTSVPKLPAVAPINTVCSNTTSAVKVVNAAQSLLTACPSITSQAFLDASIYKNKKSHEQLSALKGSFCRNQFPGQSEVEHLTKVTGLSTREVRKWFSDRRYHCRNLKGSRAGLAGEHGALLVDSVPEVPFSLASKAPEVTCLLTAATPATPPSAKRQSWHQTPDFTPTKYKERAPEQLRALENSFAQNPLPLDEELDRLRTETKMTRREIDGWFSERRKKVSAEEAKKAEEGASQGEEEAAEDEGEEGSARDPRVPGEDGSPETPGSHVLAERKVSPIKINLKNLRVTEANGKGELPGLGACEPEDDVPSKPAEQLPGKVSYRKTAQQRHLLRQLFLQTQWPSNQDYDSITAQTGLPRPEVVRWFGDSRYALKNGQLKWYEDYRRGNFPPGLLVISPGNQELLQDYYVTHKMLYEQDLQSLCDKTQMSAQQVKQWFAERMGEETRAVADTGGEGQGPSDPAAVHKGMGDTYSEVSENSESWEPGAPEASSEPVDTPSPQAGPQLETD; from the exons ATGGCCAGCAAGAGGAAGTCCACCACCCCGTGCATGATCCCCGTGAAGACCGTGGTGCTGCAGGACACCGGCGCCGAGGCCCTGCCCGAGGAGCCCGTGCCCGAGGGGCCCCCGCAGGAGCCGCCCCCAGAAGCTCCCACCGCCAGCGGCGAGGCCACCCAGGGCACCAGCAGTCCAGACAGTGCCGCACTGGCCAACGGGCACCGGAGCACCTTGGACGGCTACACATATGCCTGTAAATGCTGTGACTTCAGATCCCAGGACATAACCCGGTTTGTGGGACACCTGAGCTCAGAGCACACAGACTTTAGCAAAGACCCGAACTTTGTATGCACTGAATGCAGTTTTCTGGCAAAAACTCCCGAGGGGCTTTCTCTGCACAATGCCAAGTGTCACTCGGGGGAAGCCAGCTTTGTGTGGAACGTGGCCAAGCCAGACAATCATGTCATCGTGGAGCAGAGTGTCCCCGAGAGCACCAGCCCTCCCGACCCATCGGGGGAGCCAAACATGGAAGGGACAGATGGACAGGCGGAAATCATCATCACCAAAACTCCAATCATGAAGATAATGAAAGGCAAAGCCGAAGCCAAAAAAATTCACACGCTCAAGGAGAACGTCCCCAGTCAGCCTGCTGGGGAGGCCTTACCGACCCCTTCAGCCGGGGACACGGAGGTGAAAGAGGGGGACCACGCCTTTGTCAACGGGGCAGCCCCGGTCAGCCAGGCCTCTACCAACTCCGCAAAACCCCCTCACTCGGCCAACGGGCCCCTGCTGGGGACGGTGCCGGTGCTGCCCGCGGGCATCGCCCAGTTCCTCTCCCTGCAGCAGCCGCCCCCGCACGCCCAGCACCACGcccaccagcccctgcccacGGCCAAGTCCCTCCCCAAAGTGATGATCCCGCTGAGCAGCATCCCCACGTACAACGCGGCCATGGACTCCAACAGCTTTCTGAAGAACTCCTTCCACAAGTTCCCCTACCCAACCAAAGCCGAGCTCTGCTATTTGACCGTGGTCACCAAGTACCCGGAAGAGCAGCTCAAGATCTGGTTCACCGCCCAGAGGCTGAAGCAAGGTATCAGCTGGTCCCCGGAGGAGATTGAGGACGCCcggaaaaagatgttcaacacggTCATCCAGTCCGTCCCCCAGCCCACAATCACTGTCCTCAACACCCCGCTGGTTGCCAGTGGCGGCAACGTCCAACATCTCATCCAGCCCACTCTGCCTGGCCACGTGGTGGGCCAGCCAGAGGGCACAGCCGGGGGACTTCTGGTCACTCAGCCACTGATGGCCAATGGGTTGCAGGCACCCAGCTCATCTCTCCCCCTGGCAGTCACATCTGTCCCCAAGCTGCCCGCTGTCGCGCCCATTAACACCGTGTGTTCAAATACAACGTCCGCCGTGAAGGTGGTGAATGCCGCCCAGTCCCTCCTCACGGCGTGTCCCAGCATCACCTCCCAAGCCTTCCTGGATGCCAGCATCTACAAAAACAAGAAATCTCATGAACAGCTGTCAGCTCTGAAAGGGAGCTTCTGTCGGAACCAGTTCCCAGGACAGAGCGAAGTTGAGCATCTGACCAAAGTGACCGGCCTCAGCACCCGTGAGGTGCGGAAGTGGTTCAGTGACCGCAGGTACCACTGCCGGAACCTGAAGGGCTCCAGGGCCGGGCTGGCCGGGGAGCATGGCGCCCTCCTCGTCGACTCTGTGCCCGAGGTGCCCTTCTCCCTGGCGTCCAAGGCCCCGGAGGTGACCTGCCTCCTGACAGCGGCCACCCCAGCTACCCCCCCTTCTGCCAAGCGACAGTCCTGGCACCAGACCCCTGACTTCACACCAACCAAATACAAGGAGCGGGCCCCCGAGCAGCTCAGGGCCCTGGAGAACAGTTTTGCCCAAAACCCCCTTCCTCTCGACGAGGAACTGGACCGCCTGAGGACCGAGACCAAAATGACCCGCAGGGAGATTGATGGCTGGTTTTCAGAGAGACGGAAAAAAGTGAGTGCCGAGGAGGCCAAGAAGGCTGAGGAGGGCGCCTCtcagggggaggaggaggccgcCGAGGATGAGGGGGAGGAGGGCTCTGCCAGGGACCCGAGGGTCCCAGGGGAAGATGGCTCCCCAGAAACGCCCGGCAGCCACGTGCTGGCAGAACGCAAAGTCAGCCCCATCAAAATCAACCTCAAGAACCTGCGAGTCACGGAGGCCAACGGCAAGGgcgagctcccagggctgggcgCCTGTGAGCCCGAGGACGACGTGCCCAGCAAGCCAGCGGAGCAGCTGCCGGGCAAGGTGAGCTACAGGAAGACGGCCCAGCAGCGGCACCTGCTGCGGCAGCTCTTCCTGCAGACGCAGTGGCCCAGCAACCAGGACTACGACTCCATCACGGCCCAGACGGGCCTGCCGCGGCCCGAGGTGGTGCGCTGGTTTGGGGACAGCAGGTACGCCCTGAAGAACGGCCAGCTCAAGTGGTACGAAGACTACAGACGGGGCAACTTCCCCCCCGGGCTGCTGGTCATCAGCCCCGGCAACCAGGAGCTGCTGCAAGACTATTACGTGACCCACAAGATGCTGTACGAGCAGGACCTGCAGAGCCTCTGCGACAAAACCCAGATGAGCGCCCAGCAGGTCAAGCAGTGGTTTGCCGAGAGGATGGGTGAGGAGACCCGGGCCGTGGCCGACACGGGTGGTGAGGGCCAGGGCCCCAGCGACCCTGCAGCAGTTCACAAAGGGATGGGCGACACCTATTCAGAGGTGTCCGAAAACAGTGAGTCATGGGAACCCGGTGCCCCTGAGGCCAGCTCAGAGCCCGTTGACACGCCGAGTCCCCAGGCTGGACCTCAGCTGG AAACTGACTGA